The Desulfobulbus propionicus DSM 2032 DNA segment TGATCGGCCCTGTTGGCCGCAAGGGGCGATGTTGATATTTTTGCAATAAATAAAAAAAGTTACCGCGAGAGAAAGAACAGCTTGAAGTAGGAAAGACCAGCTCGTATACTCATGGCAACGCTCGGAAGAGGACGACCGGCCGCCACACCGGCTACCATGAGGCGCGCAGAGCCATGACCCCAAGCACCATCACCAGCCCCATCATTCGCCTGCTGCGGGAGGCGGGCAAGGTCACCCCGGCCCAGGTGGAGCATGCGGCCAGGGTACAGGCCAAGCTGACCACTTTTCAGCCGCTGCTGAAGATCCTCAAGGATCTGAAGTCCATCACCGACCAGGACGTCAAGGAAATTCTCCGAGCCTCCTCCTCGCCCATCCGCATCGGCGACCTGCTGGTGGAACTGGGCCATATTTCGCCCGACGATCTCGACTCCGCCATCCGTTTGCAGCGGGAAAGCGACTCCCAGGAAAAGCTCGGCCAGGTGCTGGTCCGGCACAACTTCATCGAGGAGCAGACCTTCATCGAGGTCCTTTCCATCCAGATGGGCTACCCCTTCATCGAGCCCGGACTCAACAACATCGACAAAGCCCGCTGCGTCAAGATCCCCAAGGCCCTGATGACTACCCATGGCTTTGTGCCCATCAAAAGCGACGACGGTTCGATTCGGGTGGCCTTTGCCGATCCCCTGGACCAGGAGGCGCTGCAGGTGGCCCGCCGTTTCCTTGGCACCGGCATCGTGCCCAGCATCGCTCAGGGCCGATCCATCCGCAAGACGGTCGAGCTGCTGGCGGAAAAGCAAAGCAGCCGGACCCTGGCGGTGGACAACACCACCGTGGTCGGCACGGTCAACTCGATCATCCTCGGGGCGATCAAGAACAACGCCAGCGACATCCACATCGAGCCCATGGAAGACCGGTTGCAGGTTCGATTCCGCGAAGACGGCGTGCTCAACCACTTCAAGGATTTTCCCAAGGAGATCATCCCGGCGCTCACCAGCCGGCTGAAGATCCTCTGCCAGGCGGACATCACCGAGAAGCGGCGCCATCAGGGCGGACGCATCCTGTTCGAGTACGACGAGGGGCAGCTGGACCTGCGGCTGTCTTTCTTCATCACCATCCACGGCGAGAAGATCGTCCTGCGGCTGCTCAACCGCAAGCAGGAGCTGTTCGACCTGCAGTCCATCGGCATGACCCCGCGCATGCTGTCCCGCTTTCTCGAGGATGCGGTCTACCACCCCAGCGGCGTGGTCCTGGTCACCGGGCCGACCGGGTCGGGCAAGACCTCGACCATCTACAGTTGCATTCATGCCCTCAAGAGCCCCCAGGTGAGCATCATCACCGCCGAGGAGCCGGTGGAGTACGTGATCGAGGGGGTGGCCCAATGCTCGATCGATCCCAAGATCGACCTCACCTTTGAGGAAACCTTGCGCCACATCGTCCGCCAGGACCCGGATGTGATCGTCATCGGCGAGATCCGCGATGCCTATTCCGCCGAAGTGGCGGTCCAGGCGGCGCTCACCGGCCACAAGGTGCTGTCCACCTTTCACACCGAGGACTCCATCGGCGGCTTGATCCGTCTGCTCAACATGGACATCGCCCCCTTCCTCGTGTCGTCCACCGTGGTCAGCGTGCTGGCGCAGCGGCTGCTGCGGCGGGTGTGCCCGCACTGTGCGGTGGACGCCAAGCCGACACCGGTGCAGTTGCAGCGGCTGCGTTGCACGGTCAACGATCTGGCCGGGGCCAGCTTCAAAAAAGGGAGGGGATGCAGGATGTGCAAGCAGAGCGGTTACAAGGGGAGGATCGGGGTGTTCGAGCTGCTGGTGCTCGACGAGCGGGTTCGCACCGCCATCCTGGAGCAGAAAACCAGTTACGACATCCGGACCATCAGCATCCACCATTCCGGGTTGATGACCCTGCTTGAGGACGGTTTGGTCAAGGCGGCCATGGGCAGCACGACGGTCGATGAAATCCTGCGCTGCCTGCCCATCTTCAGTCCGCCGCGCCCGCTGGCCGAACTTCGCCGTCTGGCAGGGATCTGACATGGCTGCTTCCGTTTCCCTGGTCGAG contains these protein-coding regions:
- a CDS encoding GspE/PulE family protein gives rise to the protein MTPSTITSPIIRLLREAGKVTPAQVEHAARVQAKLTTFQPLLKILKDLKSITDQDVKEILRASSSPIRIGDLLVELGHISPDDLDSAIRLQRESDSQEKLGQVLVRHNFIEEQTFIEVLSIQMGYPFIEPGLNNIDKARCVKIPKALMTTHGFVPIKSDDGSIRVAFADPLDQEALQVARRFLGTGIVPSIAQGRSIRKTVELLAEKQSSRTLAVDNTTVVGTVNSIILGAIKNNASDIHIEPMEDRLQVRFREDGVLNHFKDFPKEIIPALTSRLKILCQADITEKRRHQGGRILFEYDEGQLDLRLSFFITIHGEKIVLRLLNRKQELFDLQSIGMTPRMLSRFLEDAVYHPSGVVLVTGPTGSGKTSTIYSCIHALKSPQVSIITAEEPVEYVIEGVAQCSIDPKIDLTFEETLRHIVRQDPDVIVIGEIRDAYSAEVAVQAALTGHKVLSTFHTEDSIGGLIRLLNMDIAPFLVSSTVVSVLAQRLLRRVCPHCAVDAKPTPVQLQRLRCTVNDLAGASFKKGRGCRMCKQSGYKGRIGVFELLVLDERVRTAILEQKTSYDIRTISIHHSGLMTLLEDGLVKAAMGSTTVDEILRCLPIFSPPRPLAELRRLAGI